Below is a genomic region from Spartinivicinus marinus.
GATTGCTCAGTTTTATATTGTTGATAAATATATCTAAGCCCAGCACTTATGTCATTTGCCAACCATTGGGACATATTTTCTAAAAAGGTATCAATTGGACTATTCACTTCTTGCTTTCCAGTTAAGACACTGGAGTTGAGCTGTGAGCGAATATGAAAATTGACTACTTTACTGAGATCTTGATTGTCTACGTCTGCTTGCAAACTATCTTTCAAGCTATCTTGTAAATTATCCTGAACACTCTTAGTCACTGGTACTTCTTGAAAACTGTTAATACTAGCATCAATATCCGCAGTAGCTGATCCGTCTAAAGCTGAGTTATGTAAGCTCACAGTTGGCATAGCTTAATTCCCTTGCGTAAATTTATTCGCATACTACAATTGGTTCGTTACTCTCTTGGGCTAGCAATTGTGCTATATGTAGTATTTATTGCGTTATCTATGTTATAGAAAGTACTCAAAGCACTTCTTTGTTATAGGTTGACCCTAAACACTATTATTTTGAATCTTTGTTACTAGTTCAACTCCATAATGTGGAAAACATGACTTGGTCACAAAAATAATTGATTATAAATAACCCATATAAAATATAGCATGTGACAACCAAGCATTTATAATTGTATATATGCTTTGCAGAGGGGTATCAAACAGCATAAAGAATGATTTTTTGTCATCCCAATCATCACAATATACTTATATATAAACGCATATCAATCATCAAAGACAAATAAAAACACCAAATATACTGTTACTAAATTTTACATATTATTCACTATACCTTTCTTTTCTAAACATAAAATATAATCAGCATCAGCACCTAAAACTCTTTTTGTATAATAAGTTAAATTCCATCAGCTTCAACACTCATTTGTTAGGATGGTCTAATCTTAAGAACGTTTTTCACCACCCTATAAAATACTTAATAAACTGAATAAAAAAATATTTTTTACCTCATTTTGATATAGCAGACCTCTAAATGACCAACTAGAGTCTCTTTGCATAGTAACTGGGTAAGCCGTCAAAACCTTTTACATTGACCTAAATGATTTTAAATAGGAAAAAACAGGCTTACTTGCTCATGGAGGAGATCAACATGCTACCAATACCTTCTTTGATAAAGCTTTTCACAGGTAAACCTTCAATATTTTTTACAAGCTTATTACTATGTCTGCCCTGTTGGTCTGCTGAAATGACCTCAATTAACTTGACACCAACTGAGTCAAACCAAACGATTCAGCAACTTCTGAACCTACCTGATTATGAAAGCGTGAAATTCATTCGCTCAGTCAACATTGCCAAATCCCATCGCAAAGTACGGTATCAGCAACAATTTCATGGCATTCCTGTCTGGGATACTAATATTACGACCGAACTGGATGCTAATGGGGGACTCATTACTATTAGTGGCTACTTATTAAAAGGCATTGCCGCAGACATCCCCAACCCTATCACCCAATTATCAGCTACTAAGGCTCTGCAATTGGCTATCAAGACAGCCAATATCCCTGAAAACAAACTAGCTACCCTTGAAAATCAGTCAGTCAAGCCATTTATTTATCAAGATAAATCGGGCACTGCTCGCCTGGTGTTTAGGGTATCCTTCGTTAGCCATGACCCTCAGCCTAAACGTCCTCACTATATTATTGATGCAATTAATGGCGAAATCATTGATTCCTGGGAAGGTCTAACCCTCAACCAAGCAAGCGGCCCAGGCGGTAACGAAAAAACAGGCTTATATGAATATGGTATTGATTATGGTTTTTTAACCGTAACGGATGATTGCCAGATGTCTAATAAACATGTGGAAACCATTAACCTCAACCATAAACGCTCAGGAGGCGAAATACATCAATTTAAGTGCCCAAGCAATACTGAAAAACCCATTAATGGCGCCTACTCTCCCCTTAATGATGCCCATTACTTCGGTAGTGTCGTATTTGCTATGTATAATAAATGGTTTAATAGCTCTCCCCTCTCCTTTAAACTAAAAATGCGAGTTCATTATAGTAATGGTTATGAGAATGCCTTTTGGGATGGCAAACAAATGACCTTTGGCGATGGACGCAACCTATTTTATCCTTTAGTAAGCTTAGATGTGGTATCTCATGAAGTATCCCATGGTTTTACCGAGCAACATTCTAATCTTATTTATCGCTATCAATCAGGAGGAATAAATGAATCATTTTCTGATATTGCAGGTGAGGCCGCTGAGTTTTACATGAAAGGCAGTAATGATTGGATGGTAGGTGCTGATATCTTTAAACAGTCAGGAGCACTGCGCTATTTTGATGACCCAACGAAAGACAACCGTTCAATCGGTCATACCAAAGATTATCGCAAAGGCCTAGATGTACACTACAGCTCTGGTATATTTAATAAAGCTTTTTATTTGCTTGCTACAACACCTGGCTGGAATACTCATAAAGCATTTGAAGTATTTGTTAAAGCCAACCAGCTTTACTGGCGTCGTTCAACTGACTTCAATGAGGGCGGTTGCGGCGTAGTCACTGCCGCTAAGGATCTGGCTTATCATGCTGACCAGGTAGAGGCCGCTTTTGCTAAAGTGGGTGTAAATGCCAGTTGTGTATCGCCTAATGATGAAGTGTTTACCTTAGCTAATGCCAAAATCATGCCTGATTTAACAGGCAAACAAGACCAAAAACGTTACTACAAACTCAATGTGCCTTTTGGAATGCATAATTTGCAATTTATCAGTTGGGGGGGCACTGGCAACGTTAATTTATATGTAAAACATAAACAAATACCAACTCCCCATATTTGGGACTGCCAGGCGACTAAAGCTGATAATAATGAAGCTTGTGTTATTGATAAACCAAAAGCTGGTACTTATTATCTAATGCTGCATGGTGGTGCCGCTTACCAACAAGTATCATTGGTTGGGCAATATGAAATGCGAGTGAAAAACTTAGAAAATACAACTGACTATAAAATTCCTGATCGAGATTTTGATGGAATAAAAAGCCATATCAACGTAGGTTTAGGTAATACCGTGATTCGCGCCAGAGTGACAGTTGATATTAAGCATACCGCTGTGGGGGATTTATCAATTTACTTAATCAGCCCTGATAACAAGCGTCACCTGCTTAAACCCTTTTCAGCCGGTGATACTACCAAGAATCTCAATCAGTATTACGACATTCAGTTAGCTGATTTACAACAAGGGGGCACCTGGTCATTGCATGTTAAAGATATGTTAAGTAAAGAAACAGGCTATCTTGACAGCTGGCGGCTAGAGTTATTTGATCGTTAAACCACTCCCTTCCCAACTACTTGAGCCAGTAGTTATAGTATTGTTTATTAGCTACTGGTCGTCAGTCGTTTTACTCTTCGGTTTCTTTTTGATTTGCTGAATCAGTAAAAAGCCAATGATGATCACAATCAAGGCATTTCAACTTGCCTCTGCGATAAGGTAATGGGATATGGAAAATAAACAAGCCTAAAAAAGCTATTTTCCAACGTGTACGCTGCTCTTCTACTTGAACACTATTACATTTGGGACAGTGAATTTTATATTCATCTTCAATAGCATATTGACCACTCGCTAAATTGGCCACAATTTGTTTTGCTTGTTCAACTTGATCAGCATGTACTTGAACTTTAACCCCTCCTAGCGCATTAGAAAGCATCCAATCAGCCCAAATATGGTGCTCGTGTGCTACCGTTGCGAAAATCCCTTCTGCTTCTAGCTTTCCTCGTGCCAAATGTGCTTGAATGGCATCGGTATAACTACCCACTGTCACCAACTGTTTATTTTTATTCATAAGTATCTAATAGTTAATATACTGTGAAAATATTTTTTGATAAGTACCATCCTGCAAAATACTAAATAAAGCTGAGTCAAACAAGGGAA
It encodes:
- a CDS encoding M4 family metallopeptidase, whose translation is MTSINLTPTESNQTIQQLLNLPDYESVKFIRSVNIAKSHRKVRYQQQFHGIPVWDTNITTELDANGGLITISGYLLKGIAADIPNPITQLSATKALQLAIKTANIPENKLATLENQSVKPFIYQDKSGTARLVFRVSFVSHDPQPKRPHYIIDAINGEIIDSWEGLTLNQASGPGGNEKTGLYEYGIDYGFLTVTDDCQMSNKHVETINLNHKRSGGEIHQFKCPSNTEKPINGAYSPLNDAHYFGSVVFAMYNKWFNSSPLSFKLKMRVHYSNGYENAFWDGKQMTFGDGRNLFYPLVSLDVVSHEVSHGFTEQHSNLIYRYQSGGINESFSDIAGEAAEFYMKGSNDWMVGADIFKQSGALRYFDDPTKDNRSIGHTKDYRKGLDVHYSSGIFNKAFYLLATTPGWNTHKAFEVFVKANQLYWRRSTDFNEGGCGVVTAAKDLAYHADQVEAAFAKVGVNASCVSPNDEVFTLANAKIMPDLTGKQDQKRYYKLNVPFGMHNLQFISWGGTGNVNLYVKHKQIPTPHIWDCQATKADNNEACVIDKPKAGTYYLMLHGGAAYQQVSLVGQYEMRVKNLENTTDYKIPDRDFDGIKSHINVGLGNTVIRARVTVDIKHTAVGDLSIYLISPDNKRHLLKPFSAGDTTKNLNQYYDIQLADLQQGGTWSLHVKDMLSKETGYLDSWRLELFDR
- a CDS encoding putative signal transducing protein; its protein translation is MNKNKQLVTVGSYTDAIQAHLARGKLEAEGIFATVAHEHHIWADWMLSNALGGVKVQVHADQVEQAKQIVANLASGQYAIEDEYKIHCPKCNSVQVEEQRTRWKIAFLGLFIFHIPLPYRRGKLKCLDCDHHWLFTDSANQKETEE